Proteins co-encoded in one Candidatus Palauibacter australiensis genomic window:
- a CDS encoding DUF6263 family protein, whose translation MKPVLRGVGSAALIAVAFALPVSGQTLLRLAPPDGQESRYVFSMEMTMENPMMPPGPAITLHARLTQTVLSATEEGIRAGAVIDSSSMTSVIPGVNPVDLSGSAFTIEMDPRGRLLNVVADETTDSEAREAGEPLFEDTDFFWLPEAEVAAGDAWTETVPVSMAVGGPAQTTDVEITYTLSSLEDGQATITFSGPVESSIDMGGMPGSISGELSGSMIVDLGKGRYVLQESLTKLEMAVGGMAIPMEMTTTLELVTDSG comes from the coding sequence ATGAAACCAGTTCTGCGCGGTGTCGGCAGCGCCGCCCTGATCGCCGTCGCGTTCGCTCTCCCCGTGAGCGGGCAGACGCTCCTTCGACTCGCCCCGCCCGATGGTCAGGAGAGTCGGTATGTCTTCTCCATGGAAATGACCATGGAGAACCCCATGATGCCTCCCGGACCCGCCATTACTCTCCACGCCCGTCTGACGCAGACGGTCCTGAGCGCGACGGAGGAGGGCATCCGGGCCGGCGCCGTGATCGACTCGTCCTCGATGACCTCGGTTATCCCGGGGGTCAATCCGGTGGACCTCTCCGGGAGCGCCTTTACAATCGAAATGGATCCGCGCGGACGGCTGCTGAACGTCGTCGCCGACGAAACCACGGACTCCGAGGCCCGGGAGGCCGGGGAGCCGCTGTTCGAGGACACGGACTTCTTCTGGCTACCCGAGGCCGAGGTCGCCGCGGGGGATGCCTGGACGGAGACCGTACCGGTCTCCATGGCGGTGGGCGGACCCGCGCAAACCACGGACGTGGAAATCACGTACACGCTCTCGAGCCTGGAGGACGGTCAGGCGACGATCACGTTCTCCGGCCCCGTGGAGTCCAGTATCGACATGGGCGGGATGCCGGGGAGCATCAGCGGAGAACTGAGCGGGTCGATGATCGTGGACCTGGGCAAGGGCCGGTACGTCCTTCAGGAGAGCCTGACGAAGCTCGAGATGGCGGTCGGTGGGATGGCCATCCCCATGGAAATGACGACGACGCTCGAACTGGTCACGGATTCGGGTTAG
- a CDS encoding DUF6263 family protein, producing MHSRWRSFAAATTFIFAAALTSCGPSPAIRTIPLEAPLLLRMAPPEGQVSRYAYSMETSVESPMMPSTGDPLITMAWQQIQTVLSVDDEVIRVRGAVDSASTTFGMPMPGMDDMLPDLSGLSFTVDMDPRGSVLQVVESEGVPEDAGVSVESMLQGAGHSVLPEGEVSPGDAWMVETPIEMPMGTGGTMSLDMEFTYTFVGLADGLATLSFEGPMDMDMDVQGMAMNGSGTLSGTMVVDLVEGRYVSQTSRQDMEMSVAGMSTTVNTTTTLELMPDR from the coding sequence ATGCATTCACGATGGCGCAGCTTCGCCGCCGCCACGACGTTCATCTTCGCCGCCGCCCTCACCTCGTGCGGCCCGTCCCCCGCCATCCGAACCATCCCGCTCGAAGCTCCGCTCCTGCTGCGGATGGCGCCGCCCGAGGGTCAGGTTTCCCGCTACGCTTACTCCATGGAAACGAGCGTGGAGAGTCCCATGATGCCTTCGACCGGGGATCCGCTCATAACCATGGCCTGGCAACAGATTCAGACGGTCCTGAGTGTGGACGATGAGGTCATTCGAGTGCGCGGGGCGGTCGATTCGGCCAGCACCACGTTCGGGATGCCGATGCCGGGGATGGACGACATGCTGCCCGACCTCTCCGGGCTGTCCTTCACCGTCGACATGGACCCGCGCGGCAGTGTCCTGCAAGTCGTGGAGAGCGAGGGCGTACCGGAAGATGCCGGGGTGAGCGTCGAGAGCATGCTGCAGGGAGCCGGCCATTCCGTGCTGCCTGAAGGGGAGGTCAGCCCCGGGGATGCCTGGATGGTCGAGACGCCGATCGAGATGCCCATGGGGACCGGCGGAACGATGTCGCTGGACATGGAATTCACCTACACGTTCGTGGGTCTCGCCGACGGACTCGCCACACTTTCGTTCGAGGGGCCGATGGACATGGACATGGATGTCCAGGGCATGGCGATGAACGGCTCGGGGACCCTGTCCGGAACGATGGTCGTCGACCTGGTCGAGGGCCGGTATGTCAGCCAGACGAGCCGGCAGGACATGGAAATGAGCGTGGCCGGGATGTCGACGACGGTGAATACGACGACGACACTCGAACTGATGCCGGATCGCTGA
- the radC gene encoding DNA repair protein RadC: MAPKILELPASERPRERLRRFSPDALSTTELLAVVLGAGATGRSAVDVAGRLLADFGGSLREMGRAEPAELERTGGVGPARSAAVTAALALGRRQAAEPARASARIRSPADVFGRLGPLLRDRRQEEFWVIYLDTQSQVLLERRLTVGLLNSSLVHPREVFAPAIATASASVILAHNHPSGEPEPSPEDIAVTCQLVESGRLLGIPVRDHIILGDRAYVSLRERGVC; this comes from the coding sequence ATGGCTCCGAAGATCCTCGAACTCCCGGCGAGCGAACGTCCGCGGGAGCGGCTCCGCCGCTTCAGCCCCGACGCGCTCTCGACGACGGAACTGCTCGCGGTCGTGCTCGGCGCGGGCGCGACGGGGCGTTCCGCGGTGGACGTCGCCGGGCGTCTGCTGGCGGACTTCGGCGGCTCGCTGCGGGAGATGGGGCGCGCGGAGCCAGCCGAACTGGAGCGGACCGGGGGGGTCGGCCCCGCCCGCTCGGCCGCCGTGACCGCGGCGCTCGCGCTCGGGCGGCGGCAAGCCGCCGAACCCGCCCGAGCCAGCGCCCGCATCCGCAGCCCGGCGGACGTGTTCGGACGCCTCGGCCCCCTGTTGCGGGATCGCCGCCAGGAAGAATTCTGGGTCATCTACCTGGATACGCAGAGCCAGGTGCTGCTCGAGCGGCGACTCACGGTGGGGCTCCTGAACAGCTCGCTCGTCCACCCGCGGGAAGTGTTCGCACCGGCGATCGCCACGGCCTCGGCCTCGGTCATCCTCGCCCACAACCACCCGAGCGGCGAACCCGAGCCGTCGCCCGAAGACATCGCCGTGACCTGCCAACTCGTCGAGAGCGGCCGGCTGCTTGGCATCCCCGTCCGCGACCACATCATCCTCGGCGACCGGGCCTACGTGAGCCTTCGCGAACGCGGCGTCTGCTGA